A single region of the Bacillota bacterium genome encodes:
- a CDS encoding DUF255 domain-containing protein: MKAEFKFSPRPNRAHEINWRPWDDMAFTDAVVEDKPVFLSIAGAWCRMCHLMDETSYSDPEIIAILNEKYIPVRVDGDRRPDVNQRYSREGWPSTVILTPGGRTITGGTYVAPEQLKQVLEELIRVWREKREEFRKAEMKPPKEKEEPAPAVTLDVSPHERTVKAVKRAYDSVYGGFGREMKFPFPQALELALHAVYTASDEDCRKIASDTLTIMAGGGMYDSEEGGFFRCSANREWTAPRYEKILGENAALLFVYLRAFQITGELRFTDVARDVLSYLEKYLLTADGAWAGSQDADFDYYGLPLAERRRRGAPPVDHTVFINQNGILVSALALASWVLEEDQWQSKAIATAAVIWRKAFREGRGMAHYFDADGPEVFGRLSDQAAFGRACLSLYSGTGDRTWLERSATLAEFVLTKLRAPDGAFCDGPPDPGGVGSLSRPLKNIGENGLAARWLLELAALSGDGRYKDAALTALKSLAPVFEREGLAGADFALATWEAIHPWTVITVAGKKGKKETALTVSLHHRALAVYVPAKTVRFFRAEDAAALAEAGLAAGKKACAVVCKDGACLPPVSDPAELTGLLHPKIN; this comes from the coding sequence ATGAAGGCTGAATTCAAGTTTTCCCCGCGACCGAACCGGGCGCACGAAATCAACTGGCGGCCGTGGGACGATATGGCCTTCACCGACGCGGTCGTCGAAGATAAACCCGTGTTTTTGTCGATAGCCGGGGCCTGGTGCCGGATGTGTCACCTCATGGACGAGACCAGCTACTCCGACCCTGAAATCATCGCCATTCTTAACGAGAAATATATTCCCGTACGGGTTGACGGGGACCGCCGCCCGGACGTCAACCAGCGCTATTCCAGGGAAGGCTGGCCTTCCACCGTTATCCTTACGCCCGGCGGGAGGACGATAACCGGCGGCACCTATGTTGCGCCCGAGCAACTGAAACAGGTTCTGGAGGAATTAATAAGGGTCTGGCGGGAAAAACGGGAGGAGTTCCGCAAGGCGGAAATGAAACCGCCGAAAGAAAAGGAGGAGCCCGCCCCCGCCGTTACACTGGATGTTTCCCCACATGAGCGTACCGTGAAGGCCGTTAAGCGCGCGTATGATTCCGTCTACGGCGGTTTCGGCCGCGAGATGAAGTTCCCGTTTCCGCAGGCCCTCGAGTTGGCGCTTCACGCCGTGTACACCGCTTCCGACGAGGATTGCCGGAAAATAGCGTCCGATACCCTGACGATAATGGCCGGCGGCGGGATGTACGACTCGGAAGAAGGCGGCTTTTTCCGCTGCAGCGCCAACCGGGAGTGGACGGCTCCCCGCTACGAGAAAATCCTGGGCGAAAACGCCGCGCTGCTTTTTGTTTACCTGAGGGCGTTCCAGATCACCGGTGAATTGCGGTTTACGGATGTGGCGCGCGACGTGCTGTCCTACCTGGAGAAGTATCTTCTGACCGCCGACGGTGCCTGGGCGGGAAGCCAGGACGCCGACTTTGACTATTACGGTCTCCCGCTCGCGGAAAGGCGCCGCCGCGGCGCCCCGCCTGTCGACCATACGGTTTTTATAAACCAGAACGGCATTCTTGTAAGCGCCCTCGCCCTGGCCTCCTGGGTTCTGGAGGAAGACCAGTGGCAGTCAAAGGCGATTGCCACGGCCGCGGTCATCTGGCGGAAGGCGTTCCGGGAAGGGAGGGGGATGGCCCACTATTTCGATGCGGACGGACCGGAGGTTTTCGGACGGCTTTCCGATCAGGCCGCCTTCGGCAGGGCGTGTCTCAGTCTATACAGCGGCACCGGGGACAGGACATGGCTCGAGCGCTCCGCAACCCTGGCCGAATTCGTTCTGACGAAGCTGCGCGCTCCGGACGGCGCCTTTTGCGACGGTCCTCCCGATCCGGGGGGCGTGGGAAGTCTTTCCCGGCCGCTTAAAAATATAGGTGAAAACGGTCTGGCCGCCCGTTGGCTTCTTGAGCTGGCCGCGCTGTCCGGTGACGGGCGGTATAAGGATGCGGCGCTGACCGCCTTGAAATCGCTGGCGCCGGTGTTCGAGCGCGAAGGCCTTGCCGGGGCGGATTTTGCGCTTGCGACCTGGGAGGCTATCCATCCGTGGACGGTTATAACGGTGGCGGGGAAGAAGGGGAAAAAAGAAACGGCTTTAACTGTGTCCCTCCATCACAGGGCTCTTGCCGTTTACGTTCCGGCCAAAACAGTGCGTTTCTTCCGCGCCGAAGACGCGGCGGCGCTTGCCGAAGCCGGATTGGCAGCAGGAAAGAAGGCCTGCGCGGTCGTCTGCAAGGACGGCGCCTGCCTCCCGCCGGTAAGCGATCCGGCGGAACTCACCGGGCTCCTGCACCCAAAAATAAATTGA
- a CDS encoding MBL fold metallo-hydrolase, whose product MFIKCLVVGALQTNAYIVGCPVKKTAAVIDPGAESERILGQLTAAGLTTYCILLTHGHYDHIGGLAELRRATRAPVAVHFADAVLLTDVGANLSLNFGRGSAPGPPERELKHGDIIEIGDERLEVYHAPGHTPGGVCFAGPGVVFTGDTLFAGSIGRTDFPGGDFRELIESCKKLLHLPDETIVYPGHGPASSIGEERVHNPFLTTDW is encoded by the coding sequence ATGTTTATAAAATGCCTTGTTGTGGGCGCCCTGCAGACAAACGCCTACATCGTCGGCTGCCCGGTTAAAAAGACGGCCGCCGTGATCGATCCGGGAGCGGAAAGCGAAAGAATACTCGGGCAGCTTACCGCTGCCGGCCTAACAACGTACTGCATCCTTTTGACCCACGGCCATTATGACCATATCGGCGGCCTGGCGGAACTGCGCCGCGCCACAAGGGCGCCGGTCGCGGTTCACTTCGCCGACGCGGTGCTGCTGACCGATGTCGGCGCCAACCTATCCCTTAACTTCGGCAGGGGGAGTGCGCCGGGACCGCCCGAACGGGAACTTAAACACGGAGATATCATCGAGATCGGAGACGAGAGACTCGAAGTTTATCACGCCCCGGGTCACACGCCGGGAGGCGTCTGTTTCGCAGGCCCGGGCGTGGTTTTCACCGGGGACACCCTTTTTGCCGGTTCGATCGGCCGTACGGATTTCCCCGGCGGCGACTTCCGGGAGTTGATTGAATCGTGCAAAAAGCTGCTTCACCTGCCCGACGAGACAATCGTTTATCCCGGACACGGCCCCGCCAGTTCCATAGGCGAGGAAAGAGTACACAACCCGTTTCTGACGACCGACTGGTAG